A single window of Archangium gephyra DNA harbors:
- a CDS encoding serine/threonine protein kinase, producing MGCNHCFNDHPTTVPCIRPESPPEDGEALAGMGYGPLVLVRKLGAGALGTVYLAEHPSSGAHFAVKVLHPHLASNRAVLGRFYAEARSAQHIIHPNVARVLDVRQAPNGHHCLLMEYVNGTALSHLPLPLPSAEVVFLLSQVLEGLEAAHACGAVHRDIKPENLILTTGRDGERRVKLLDFGMSATLAAGFSEEELAAGMVVGSPGYLAPELWVRAEPDGRADLYALAVLGYRLLTGRLPFGGGGRMGEMLLVHKPSKPLPPHILESRVPPALSAVLMQAMSLRPDERFATARAFRSALHEAMRRPAFGCLAPPAFHVRVEDPEGKGLLPVFVNDVSQEGLRIACDGPLPRLGARIEVELSLNGWVLACTCDVVRLLPAEEARTWGGRQGYILHFSGPSDDVRRLIAQALAPPPAEPSPDAELAQLLSRAAACSQDPYTLLAVHPHADFAEVMRRVVQAERRLEPFWQRSLPAEQRQALEALREKVDTARKTLSEPLARARFDASRGNFRGVARCLAAGVQLNAVERLRQAFLAARPDAESRARAIFDEGILLEAQNVLDGALARYAEALRVDPLNVSLHRYYQSLIQRMRVEAREPARPSASP from the coding sequence ATGGGTTGCAACCACTGCTTCAATGATCATCCGACGACGGTTCCATGCATCCGGCCCGAGAGTCCTCCGGAGGACGGCGAGGCGCTGGCCGGGATGGGCTATGGGCCCCTCGTCCTCGTGCGCAAGCTGGGCGCCGGGGCGCTGGGGACCGTGTACCTCGCCGAGCACCCGTCCAGCGGTGCGCACTTCGCGGTGAAGGTGCTCCACCCGCACCTGGCCAGCAATCGCGCGGTGCTCGGCCGCTTCTACGCGGAGGCCCGCTCCGCCCAGCACATCATCCACCCGAACGTGGCCCGGGTGCTCGACGTGCGCCAGGCGCCCAACGGCCACCACTGCCTCCTCATGGAGTACGTCAACGGCACGGCCCTGTCGCACCTGCCGCTGCCGCTGCCCTCCGCCGAGGTCGTGTTCCTCCTCTCGCAGGTGCTCGAGGGCCTGGAGGCCGCGCACGCGTGCGGTGCCGTCCACCGCGACATCAAGCCGGAGAACCTCATCCTCACCACCGGCCGCGATGGCGAGCGGCGCGTGAAGCTGCTCGACTTCGGCATGTCCGCCACGCTGGCCGCGGGCTTCTCCGAGGAGGAGCTCGCCGCGGGCATGGTCGTGGGCAGCCCGGGCTACCTCGCGCCCGAGCTGTGGGTGCGCGCCGAGCCGGATGGCCGCGCGGACCTGTACGCGCTCGCGGTGCTGGGCTACCGGCTGCTCACCGGACGGCTGCCCTTCGGCGGCGGCGGGCGCATGGGCGAGATGCTCCTCGTCCACAAGCCCTCCAAGCCGCTGCCGCCGCACATTCTCGAGTCGCGTGTGCCGCCGGCGCTGTCCGCGGTGCTGATGCAGGCCATGTCGCTGCGTCCGGACGAGCGCTTCGCCACCGCCCGCGCCTTCCGCTCCGCCCTGCACGAGGCCATGCGGCGGCCCGCCTTCGGTTGTCTGGCCCCGCCCGCCTTCCACGTGCGCGTCGAGGATCCCGAGGGCAAGGGGTTGCTGCCGGTGTTCGTGAACGACGTGAGCCAGGAAGGGCTGCGCATCGCCTGTGACGGGCCGCTGCCACGGCTCGGGGCCCGCATCGAGGTGGAGCTCTCGCTCAATGGCTGGGTGCTCGCCTGCACCTGCGACGTGGTGCGCCTGCTTCCCGCGGAGGAGGCGCGCACCTGGGGCGGCCGCCAGGGCTACATCCTCCACTTCTCCGGGCCCTCGGACGACGTGCGCCGGCTGATCGCCCAGGCGCTGGCCCCGCCTCCCGCGGAGCCCTCGCCGGACGCGGAGCTCGCGCAGCTGCTGTCGCGCGCCGCCGCGTGCAGCCAGGACCCGTACACCCTGCTGGCCGTCCACCCGCACGCGGACTTCGCCGAGGTGATGCGGCGTGTGGTCCAGGCCGAGCGCCGGTTGGAGCCCTTCTGGCAGCGGTCGCTGCCGGCCGAGCAGCGTCAGGCCCTCGAGGCCCTCCGGGAGAAGGTGGACACCGCCCGGAAGACGCTCAGCGAGCCCCTGGCCCGCGCACGCTTCGATGCCTCGCGGGGCAACTTCCGCGGCGTGGCCCGCTGCCTGGCCGCCGGGGTGCAGCTGAACGCCGTGGAGCGCCTGCGCCAGGCCTTCCTCGCCGCCCGTCCGGACGCCGAGTCCCGCGCGCGTGCGATCTTCGACGAGGGCATCCTCCTGGAGGCCCAGAACGTGCTCGATGGCGCACTGGCGCGCTACGCCGAGGCGCTCCGGGTGGATCCGCTCAACGTCTCGCTGCACCGGTACTACCAATCGCTCATCCAGCGCATGCGCGTGGAGGCGAGGGAACCGGCGCGCCCCTCCGCGTCTCCGTGA
- a CDS encoding CotH kinase family protein: MRIALLTGFLLLLGACGSTEPSPDARRDPTDLTDAGTPDAGRPDAGTPPDAGTPDAGTPPDAGTPDGGSQTGSRPSPARPRWPALQTSISTYELTLSQKDYQALYAHIPDPPSQKFQVEGRFTHEGRTYPAVLSFRGRSTKTDPRVVKKSWDVRFEKKEERFEGKKNIELLATWKDGGYLTEKLWYDLAASVGLRVPQARYVHVKLHLVQEDGRVITKYEGVFTELESLNKDFLEAHDFDEDGDLYRCGMHDCELRQPPQEQYQERWDKKTNEKEPWDRLWSFLEAINRTAPHQFPAFAQERLELEDYLTWLALETFIDNDLQGDSRSYLVYDRETAKWTYVPWDLNNALSLYNRTNPERQGVKENHPLFSFTAYDPHVYELAEFRRTFPDMQDMKPAWSTLSTRIYDDPGLRARYVERLRKLLDTWFTEENIGPRVDAMHKLLAPFIMPGPDGKTVDPYISPAHAAGSSEYLHRFVRERRKWLLQHIQDIESLGSGALVIDRVGRDASGAFWVQLYNRGATPVSVGGLHLSGFTRVPGQWTLPALSVGPGQTITFRQGAAGTAHLGATLDPQRPEVSLYAADGKSAMDLLWLAPLKPGEAYGRQPRGAESFGPQTGP, from the coding sequence ATGAGAATCGCGCTGCTCACCGGGTTTCTCCTTCTTCTGGGCGCCTGTGGCTCGACCGAGCCCTCACCTGACGCGCGCAGGGATCCCACGGACCTCACCGACGCCGGGACGCCGGACGCGGGCCGCCCCGATGCGGGCACTCCACCGGACGCGGGCACGCCGGATGCCGGGACACCACCGGACGCGGGAACGCCGGACGGTGGAAGCCAGACGGGCTCGAGGCCCTCGCCCGCCAGGCCCCGGTGGCCGGCGCTGCAGACGTCCATCTCCACCTATGAGCTGACGCTGTCGCAGAAGGACTACCAGGCCCTCTACGCGCACATTCCGGATCCTCCCTCGCAGAAGTTCCAGGTGGAGGGCCGCTTCACCCACGAGGGCCGCACGTACCCGGCGGTGCTGAGCTTCCGCGGGCGCTCCACGAAGACGGACCCGCGCGTCGTGAAGAAGTCCTGGGACGTGCGCTTCGAGAAGAAGGAGGAGCGCTTCGAGGGGAAGAAGAATATCGAGCTGCTGGCGACGTGGAAGGACGGCGGCTACCTCACGGAGAAGCTCTGGTACGACCTGGCGGCGAGCGTGGGCCTGCGCGTGCCTCAGGCCCGCTACGTCCACGTGAAGCTGCACCTCGTCCAGGAGGATGGGCGCGTCATCACGAAGTACGAGGGCGTCTTCACCGAGCTGGAGTCCCTCAACAAGGACTTCCTCGAGGCCCACGACTTCGATGAGGACGGGGACCTGTACCGCTGCGGCATGCACGACTGTGAGCTGCGCCAGCCGCCGCAGGAGCAGTACCAGGAGCGCTGGGACAAGAAGACGAACGAGAAGGAGCCGTGGGACCGGCTGTGGAGCTTCCTCGAGGCCATCAACCGCACGGCGCCGCACCAGTTCCCCGCCTTCGCCCAGGAGCGGCTGGAGCTGGAGGACTACCTCACGTGGCTGGCGCTGGAGACGTTCATCGACAACGACCTGCAGGGCGACTCGCGCAGCTATCTCGTCTACGACCGCGAGACGGCGAAGTGGACGTACGTGCCGTGGGACCTGAACAACGCGTTGTCGCTCTACAACCGCACCAACCCCGAGCGCCAGGGCGTGAAGGAGAATCATCCCCTCTTCAGCTTCACCGCCTACGATCCGCACGTGTACGAGCTGGCCGAGTTCCGCCGGACCTTCCCGGACATGCAGGACATGAAGCCCGCCTGGAGCACGCTCTCCACGCGCATCTACGATGATCCGGGCCTGCGTGCCCGGTACGTGGAGCGGCTGCGCAAGCTGCTCGACACGTGGTTCACCGAGGAGAACATCGGCCCGCGCGTGGACGCCATGCACAAGCTGCTCGCCCCGTTCATCATGCCCGGGCCGGATGGCAAGACGGTGGATCCGTACATCAGCCCCGCGCACGCCGCGGGCAGCTCCGAGTACCTCCACCGCTTCGTGCGCGAGCGCCGCAAGTGGCTGCTCCAGCACATCCAGGACATCGAGTCGCTCGGGAGTGGGGCGCTGGTCATCGATCGGGTGGGCCGGGATGCGTCGGGGGCGTTCTGGGTGCAGCTCTACAACCGGGGCGCCACGCCGGTGTCGGTGGGCGGCCTGCACCTCTCGGGCTTCACCCGGGTGCCCGGGCAGTGGACGCTGCCGGCGCTCAGTGTCGGGCCCGGACAGACCATCACCTTCCGTCAGGGAGCCGCCGGGACGGCGCACCTGGGCGCGACGCTCGACCCGCAGCGGCCCGAGGTGTCGCTCTACGCGGCGGATGGGAAGTCGGCCATGGACCTGCTCTGGCTGGCGCCGCTGAAGCCGGGCGAGGCCTACGGACGGCAGCCTCGCGGCGCCGAGTCCTTCGGTCCGCAAACCGGGCCGTGA